A genomic region of Aspergillus oryzae RIB40 DNA, chromosome 1 contains the following coding sequences:
- a CDS encoding alkene reductase (NADH:flavin oxidoreductase/12-oxophytodienoate reductase): MSTRLFEPLRIGNITLSHRVVMAPLTRLRADEHHVPLPMSTNYYEQRASVPGTLLIAEATLISAAAGGVPHAPGLFTESQIQAWKKITDAVHAKGSYIFCQLIALGRAADPSTLRKEGGFEVSAPSSIPMENGGAVPHALTEDEIHGFIRDFATAAKNAIAAGFDGVEVHGANGYLVDQFLQDVSNQRTDQWGGSIESRARFGVEVAKALVEAVGAERVGFRISPWNTWQGMKMADPVPQFSYLVRRLRDLGLAYLHVIESRVINNVDCEKKEGIEPFLDIWGPTTPVLVAGGYTPENVRQAIEDEYRDYNVAVVFGRHFLANPDLPFRLQRGIPLQKYDRDTFYTPMQCHGYADYPFSSEFQARLKN, from the coding sequence ATGTCGACGCGTCTTTTCGAACCTCTACGCATCGGCAACATCACCCTAAGCCACCGAGTGGTGATGGCACCGCTAACCCGACTCCGCGCCGACGAACACCATGTCCCCCTCCCAATGTCCACAAACTACTATGAACAGCGCGCCTCAGTCCCCGGGACCCTACTCATAGCCGAAGCAACTCTCATCtccgcagcagcaggaggCGTCCCCCACGCGCCGGGTCTGTTCACGGAATCGCAGATCCAGGCATGGAAGAAAATCACCGACGCCGTGCATGCTAAAGGGAGTTATATCTTCTGCCAATTAATTGCTCTAGGCCGTGCAGCAGACCCATCAACTCTTAGGAAGGAAGGCGGGTTCGAAGTCTCTGCCCCTAGTTCCATTCCCATGGAGAATGGGGGAGCAGTTCCCCATGCCCTGACCGAGGACGAGATCCATGGGTTCATTCGGGACTTTGCAACCGCCGCTAAGAATGCAATTGCGGCGGGATTCGACGGCGTCGAAGTCCACGGTGCTAATGGGTATCTGGTGGATCAATTCCTCCAGGATGTCAGTAACCAGCGGACGGACCAGTGGGGCGGGAGTATTGAGAGTCGGGCCCGGTTCGGGGTGGAAGTTGCCAAGGCGCTCGTTGAGGCCGTTGGTGCGGAACGCGTGGGATTTAGAATTAGTCCCTGGAATACGTGGCaggggatgaagatggcGGATCCGGTGCCTCAGTTCTCGTATCTGGTTCGGCGGTTGAGGGATCTTGGATTGGCGTATTTGCATGTTATTGAGTCGCGGGTCATCAACAATGTGGAttgtgagaagaaggagggcATTGAGCCGTTCCTTGATATCTGGGGTCCGACTACTCCCGTGCTGGTTGCTGGGGGCTATACGCCCGAGAATGTGCGCCAGGCCATTGAGGATGAGTATAGGGATTATAATGTTGCTGTTGTCTTTGGGAGGCATTTTTTGGCTAATCCGGACTTGCCTTTTCGGTTGCAGCGTGGCATCCCCTTGCAGAAGTATGATCGAGATACGTTTTATACGCCGATGCAGTGTCATGGGTATGCGGATTATCCTTTTAGTTCGGAGTTTCAGGCACGTTTGAAGAATTAG
- a CDS encoding uncharacterized protein (predicted protein), translating into MDTQSPSTSCNLFQTSHSRWLAVTHRAPSSHSSFLYGVKSTKIYCRPTCAARIARRANVVFYDTVDQARRDGFRPCKRCKPDNASFLGEKEEVVARVITLLRVNKNAVAMKRGLKELAGEVGVSQSYLCRAFKKTMGITVGAYMMEFERKDSLGEMEGLIQSSDMVDVGTGLLTPAVTARNSPVPLKGLEGGLAVEGGVGNVEENLDLNFNIDEWVWTDDFFNDSTYGWPIQGNS; encoded by the coding sequence ATGGACACACAATCACCCTCCACCAGTTGTAATTTATTCCAAACCTCTCATTCCCGTTGGCTCGCAGTTACACACCGCGCCCCATCATCCCACTCGTCCTTTCTATACGGCGTCAAATCCACAAAAATCTACTGCCGCCCTACCTGTGCCGCGCGCATTGCTCGCAGAGCCAATGTCGTGTTCTACGACACAGTAGACCAAGCGCGCCGTGATGGCTTCCGGCCGTGCAAGCGATGCAAACCAGATAATGCCAGCTTTCtcggggagaaggaggaagttgtCGCAAGAGTCATCACGCTTTTGCGGGTGAACAAGAATGCGGTGGCGATGAAGCGCGGGTTGAAGGAGTTGGCTGGAGAGGTCGGTGTTTCGCAGAGTTATCTTTGTCGCGCGTTTAAGAAGACGATGGGGATTACGGTTGGGGCGTATATGATGGAGTTTGAGAGGAAGGATAGCCTGGGCgagatggaggggttgaTCCAATCTTCTGATATGGTGGATGTGGGGACGGGGCTCTTGACGCCGGCAGTAACAGCGAGGAACTCTCCGGTGCCCCTCAAGGGCCTGGAGGGAGGTTTGGCAGTAGAGGGGGGTGTGGGAaatgttgaagagaatcTGGACTTGAACTTCAATATCGACGAATGGGTCTGGACggatgacttcttcaatgACAGTACCTACGGGTGGCCTATACAAGGTAATTCATAG
- a CDS encoding MCT family MFS transporter (monocarboxylate transporter), whose product MAVVSLLIEKGASIESKDQNVEPNGGGDEACHVIELGEFAKEHGSSLVDVSHTIDERQETLVDNELSSSTKVTYPEGGRDAWLVVLGAWCGLIASLGIYNTAGVFEVVVSKVLLPEYSQSTIGWIFSVYAFVNWVCGVQVGPTFDAMGPRALIIAGTVCTLIGIFALSVCTEYYQIFLSFSILTGIGSSLLLTPSMGCVAHWFMERRGLASGVAFIGGSFGGVIFPLMIQSLLSQVGWGWSIRILAFILLVLCTISVTFCRSRVPPRRGTKPTWRDTLPDHRIFLDGTGVMAVTTAGLVLTDLAYFIPITYTPSYYIDRQNLSQEKALTGSAAFAYQLLAILNAASCVGRYVAGDLADRFGRYNTMIVSLFLCTVSVLCFWLPDIVISDLDNPALLIVFIILFGFCSGSNTSLTPICLGQLCETHDYGRYYASCFTVVSFGVLASIPIAGSLLNAVDATGKAKYWGTALFVGLSYVASLLCFLWVRIKVKGWDWRIKW is encoded by the exons ATGGCAGTAGTGAGCCTTTTAATCGAAAAGGGAGCGAGCATTGAGTCTAAGGATCAGAATG TGGAGCCAAACGGCGGGGGCGACGAGGCCTGCCATGTTATTGAACTTGGAGAGTTCGCTAAAG AACACGGTTCGTCCCTAGTGGATGTTTCGCATACAATCGATGAAAGGCAGGAGACGCTAGTCGACAACgaactctcttcttccaccaaggTCACTTATCCAGAGGGTGGTCGTGATGCCTGGTTGGTGGTGCTGGGTGCGTGGTGTGGTTTAATCGCATCGTTAGGGATCTACAACACAGCCGGTGTGTTCGAGGTCGTTGTCTCCAAAGTACTCTTGCCGGAATACTCACAATCGACCATTGgctggatattctccgtCTACGCCTTCGTGAACTGGGTTTGCGGGGTGCAAGTTGGACCGACTTTTGATGCAATGGGCCCGCGTGCTTTAATCATTGCAGGGACGGTTTGCACActcattggcattttcgCACTCAGCGTTTGCACAG AATACTATCAGATCTTTCTGTCATTCTCCATTCTGACGGGTATCGGTTCATCCCTTCTACTCACCCCATCAATGGGCTGCGTCGCTCATTGGTTCATGGAGCGTCGCGGTCTCGCCAGTGGTGTAGCATTTATTGGGGGCAGTTTCGGTGGCGTTATCTTTCCCCTCATGATCCAATCCCTCCTCTCTCAAGTGGGCTGGGGCTGGTCAATCCGTATTCTCGCATTTATATTGCTCGTACTTTGCACTATCAGCGTAACATTCTGCCGAAGCAGAGTTCCGCCGCGCAGAGGAACAAAACCAACGTGGCGGGATACATTGCCAGACCATCGTATCTTCCTGGATGGCACAGGAGTCATGGCAGTCACGACTGCGGGACTCGTCTTAACAGACTTAGCATACTTCATACCTATCACATACACGCCAAGCTACTACATCGATCGACAAAATCTATCTCAAGAAAAAGCCTTGACGGGATCAGCAGCATTTGCATATCAGCTTCTGGCGATTCTCAATGCTGCTTCGTGTGTTGGACGTTACGTGGCGGGTGACTTGGCCGATCGATTCGGCCGGTACAATACCATGATTGTCTCGTTGTTCCTCTGCACAGTATCCGTTCTCTGTTTCTGGTTACCGGACATCGTCATATCAGATCTAGATAACCCGGCACTCCTAATAGTCTTTATAATACTATTTGGGTTCTGTAGTGGTTCGAACACTAGTCTGACACCGATCTGTCTGGGCCAGCTTTGCGAAACTCATGACTATGGGCGATACTATGCGAGCTGCTTCACGGTAGTCTCTTTTGGGGTGTTGGCCAGTATCCCTATCGCGGGAAGCCTTCTTAATGCGGTGGACGCTACTGGGAAAGCAAAGTACTGGGGAACTGCGCTTTTCGTAGGACTCAGTTATGTGGCCTCTTTGCTATGTTTTCTCTGGGTCAGGATTAAAGTGAAGGGGTGGGATTGGAGGATTAAGTGGTAG
- a CDS encoding ankyrin repeat domain-containing protein (ankyrin repeat): MSLLILPIELLRLIATFLKTEKDLNSLCQTNTWLYSVLNRFLYQQNIRISGESALIWAAKFGKVVTAQILIQEGVNVGMHDTNGMSPLLYAAAYGHLAVAELLVQEGAELESKNWQSQTPLSSSAAHGHEAVVKLLLEKGANPVYKNRHVKLLVEKGVSLETKDRNGCTPLLLAAVNQHAAVVKLLIEKGVNTKYKDGQGRDLLLWTVMHGYEGVVKVLIEKGAYLELKDQNGPTPISLAARHGHTAVVGILTEHGANLKNGDWYGKLPLSWTATYGHEGVVNLLIKRGANLSSKDGDGRAPLSYAAAHGHIEVVCY; the protein is encoded by the exons ATGTCACTTCTCATACTGCCGATAGAATTACTGCGGCTAATAGCTACGTTCCTCAAGACAGAAAAAGATCTTAATTCTTTATGTCAAACCAATACTTGGCTCTATTCTGTCCTAAACCGATTCTTATATCAACAGAACATAAGGATTTCAGGAGAATCTGCGCTGATTTGGGCAGCTAAATTTGGAAAAGTGGTCACAGCTCAAATACTTATTCAAGAAGGAGTTAACGTTGGGATGCACGATACGAATGGCATGTCTCCACTGCTATATGCTGCAGCATATGGACACTTGGCAGTGGCGGAACTACTGGTACAGGAAGGGGCTGAACTGGAGTCAAAAAACTGGCAGAGCCAGACACCGTTGTCAAGCTCTGCGGCACATGGACATGAAGCAGTGGTGAAGCTACTGTTAGAGAAGGGAGCTAACCCAGTCTATAAAAATCGGCATG TGAAGTTGCTAGTTGAGAAGGGGGTCAGCCTTGAAACTAAGGACCGGAATGGCTGCACCCCGCTATTATTGGCTGCAGTGAATCAGCATGCAGCAGTGGTGAAACTCCTGATCGAGAAAGGGGTTAACACAAAATACAAGGATGGCCAGGGTCGGGATCTCCTCTTATGGACTGTAATGCACGGTTACGAGGGCGTGGTGAAGGTGCTGATCGAAAAAGGGGCCTATCTTGAGTTGAAGGACCAAAATGGCCCGACACCAATATCATTGGCTGCGAGGCATGGGCATACGGCAGTAGTCGGCATACTAACTGAACACGGGGCGAATCTGAAAAACGGGGACTGGTATGGCAAATTGCCACTATCATGGACTGCAACATATGGCCATGAGGGAGTGGTAAACTTGTTGATCAAGAGGGGAGCTAATCTGAGTTCTAAGGATGGGGATGGCCGAGCACCGTTGTCATATGCTGCAGCGCATGGACACATAGAGGTGGTTTGCTACTAG